The following proteins come from a genomic window of Gammaproteobacteria bacterium:
- the ispH gene encoding 4-hydroxy-3-methylbut-2-enyl diphosphate reductase, with the protein MKVILANPRGFCAGVDRAIEIVEKALEIYGAPTYVRHEVVHNRFVVESLKAKGAVFVQEVDQVPDDNLVIFSAHGVSQQVRKEAKQRGLRILDATCPLVTKVHLEVMRYAKDKRDVVLIGHAGHPEVEGTMGQYKGAGEMYLVETPEDVAKLKVADGDNLAFVTQTTLSMDDAMVVIEALRQHFPTIIGPKKDDVCYATQNRQDAVKRLAKNCDIVLVVGSPNSSNSNRLREVAERHDIPAYLIDNADEIDARWLEGKTCVGVTAGASAPEVLVVAVIDKLKSLGATTVRSDNGEPETIEFPIPRELTARR; encoded by the coding sequence ATGAAAGTCATTCTCGCTAACCCTCGTGGTTTCTGTGCCGGTGTCGACCGCGCCATCGAAATAGTCGAAAAGGCACTGGAAATCTATGGTGCGCCGACCTACGTGCGCCACGAGGTGGTGCATAATCGTTTTGTGGTTGAGAGCCTGAAGGCAAAAGGGGCGGTATTTGTTCAGGAGGTGGATCAGGTGCCGGATGATAATCTGGTAATCTTCTCGGCCCATGGTGTTTCGCAGCAGGTGCGCAAAGAGGCAAAACAGCGTGGTTTACGGATTTTGGATGCCACCTGCCCGCTGGTTACCAAAGTACATCTAGAGGTGATGCGATACGCTAAAGATAAACGTGATGTGGTGTTGATTGGCCATGCCGGTCACCCGGAAGTTGAAGGAACCATGGGCCAATATAAGGGTGCCGGAGAGATGTACCTAGTCGAGACCCCGGAGGATGTTGCCAAGCTTAAAGTAGCTGATGGCGATAATCTTGCCTTTGTCACCCAGACCACACTCTCCATGGATGATGCTATGGTGGTGATCGAGGCGTTACGCCAGCACTTTCCGACCATTATTGGCCCGAAAAAGGATGATGTCTGTTATGCCACCCAGAACCGCCAGGATGCAGTTAAGCGTCTGGCGAAAAATTGTGACATCGTGCTGGTGGTTGGCTCACCCAATAGCTCTAACTCAAATCGCTTACGGGAAGTGGCCGAACGCCACGATATTCCTGCCTATCTGATCGATAATGCAGATGAAATTGATGCCCGCTGGCTGGAAGGGAAAACGTGTGTGGGTGTCACCGCAGGGGCATCAGCGCCCGAGGTGTTGGTTGTGGCGGTGATTGATAAATTGAAAAGCCTGGGTGCAACGACAGTCAGGAGTGATAATGGCGAGCCAGAGACCATTGAGTTCCCCATTCCCCGTGAGCTAACGGCAAGGCGTTGA
- the lspA gene encoding signal peptidase II, whose protein sequence is MLKWLWLTAAIFALDLATKFWVSGALSLYEVIPVNSFFNIVLAHNSGAAFSFLADAGGWQRWFFTAIALLVSVVIVVWLKRLPVNEKLQAVALASILGGALGNVFDRIVHGYVVDFLDFHYKSYHWPAFNVADMAIMMGAALLIWHTIFCQQPAEKSDAK, encoded by the coding sequence ATGCTTAAGTGGCTATGGTTAACGGCGGCGATTTTTGCACTGGACCTGGCGACTAAATTTTGGGTGTCCGGCGCACTGTCACTCTATGAAGTGATTCCGGTGAACTCTTTTTTCAATATTGTACTGGCGCACAATAGCGGTGCCGCTTTTAGCTTTTTGGCAGATGCTGGTGGCTGGCAACGCTGGTTTTTTACGGCTATTGCGCTGCTGGTCAGTGTTGTCATTGTGGTGTGGCTTAAGCGCCTTCCGGTTAATGAGAAGCTTCAGGCTGTTGCACTGGCCTCCATACTGGGTGGTGCGCTGGGTAATGTGTTTGATCGGATTGTACATGGATATGTAGTTGATTTTCTTGATTTTCATTATAAAAGTTATCACTGGCCCGCCTTTAATGTGGCCGACATGGCGATTATGATGGGCGCAGCCCTGCTCATTTGGCACACTATTTTTTGCCAGCAGCCAGCAGAAAAGAGCGATGCTAAATAG